GGTTGAGAAACTCCGGGCGGAAGAGTTTTTTGAGCTCGTCTGTCACCCTGGTCTTTATGTCCGCATAATCGATGCCCGTTTTTTCGCTGCCGGTAAAGCCCAGACTCTGCCCTTTCACGATATCGCGAGCGCCGACGTTGCTTGTCATTATCACCACGGTGTTCTTGAAGTCCACCTTGTGGCCCTGGGCATCGGTCAGGCGGCCTTCCTCAAGAATTTGCAGCAGCACGTTGAAAACGTCAGGATGCGCCTTCTCGATCTCGTCGAACAAAATGACGCTGTACGGACGCCTGCGCACGAGCTCGGTCAACTGTCCGCCCTCGTCAAAGCCGACATAGCCTGGCGGCGAGCCGATCAGCCGGGATACTGTGTGCTTTTCCATGTACTCGCTCATGTCGAGCTGCAACAGAGCTTCCTCACTGCCGAAGATAAACGCTGCAAGCGCCTTGGAAAGCTCTGTCTTACCTACCCCACTAGGTCCGAGGAAGATGAAAGACCCCGCAGGCCGGCGTGGATCCTTGAGTCCCGCACGGGCGCGCCTGATCGACTTGGAAACCGCCGATACTGCCTCATCCTGTCCAACTATGCGCTCATGAAGAGAGGACTCCATACGAAGCAACTTCTCCGTCTCCTCCTCCGTAAGCGCGGTTACCGGAACTCCGGTCCACATCGAGACTATGTCGGCTATCTCGTTTTCGGTGACCTCTATGATTCGCCGATTGTCCGGTTTTAGCCACTCCTCTTCCATCGCGCGCTTCTCTCCGAGAACCTGCTTTTCCTTGTCGCGCAGATTCGCGGCTTTCTCGAACTCCTGAGCCTCGATGGCGGCTTCCTTCTCAGCGCGCACTCTACGCAGGCGATCTTCGACTTCTTTGATGCCCGGAGGCGCGGTCATCATCTTGATGCGCATCTTGGAGCCGGCCTCATCGACCAGGTCGATAGCCTTATCGGGCAAGAAGCGATCGGAAATATAGCGATCCGCCAGAACCGCCGCCGCCTCGATGGCCGCATCGGTTATGCTGACCCGGTGGTGCGCCTCGTAGCGGTCACGCAGGCCCTTGAGTATCTCGACGGTCTCGGCCACACTGGGCTCGCCGACCATGATGGGCTGAAAGCGCCTTTCGAGCGCCGAGTCCCTCTCGACATACTTGCGGTACTCATCAAGCGTGGTTGCGCCTATGGTCTGGAGCTCTCCCCTGGCAAGCGCAGGCTTTATGATGCTCGCGGCGTCGATCGCGCCTTCCGCGGCGCCAGCTCCCACAAGCGTGTGCATCTCATCGACGAAAAGGATGATGTTGCCCCTCTCGCGAATCTCCTTCATCACCTTTTTCAGCCGGTCCTCGAACTCGCCCCTGTACTTGCTTCCCGCGACAAGAGCGGCCAGGTCGAGCATGTAAAGCTGCTTTGCCTTGATCGTCTCCGGGACCTCATCAGCCGCGATGGCCTGCGCCAAACCCTCGGCGACAGCGGTCTTTCCGACTCCAGGCTCGCCAATAAGCACTGGATTGTTCTTTGTGCGCCGAGAAAGTATCTGCATGACGCGCTCGATCTCGGCGTGCCTGCCGATAACAGGGTCGAGCTTCCCCTCCTCGGCGGCTCGCGTCAGATTCCGCCCAAACTCGTCGAGCAGAGCTCCCGATGCGCCAGACCTTCTCTCTTCGCCAGATTCGGAGTGCTTGCCGTAGTGCCCGGAGAGCAGCTGGATTACCGCGGAGCGCACCCGCTCCAGGTCAGCGCCGAGATTGAGCAGCACCTGAGCGGCGACGCCCTCTCCTTCCCGGATCAGGCCGAGGAGTACATGCTCGGTGCCGATGTAGTTGTGGCCCAGCTGGAGAGCTTCGCGCAACGACAGCTCCAGGACCTTCTTCGCCCTGGGAGTAAACGGTATGTGTCCCGTCGGGACGAATGTACCCCTGCCGATGAGATCCTCTACCTGCTGGTGGACATCCTCAAGAGAGATGTTGAGGGACTCCAGAGCCTTGGCTGCAATCCCGTCCTGCTCCCTTATGAGGCCGAGCAACAGATGCTCGGTGCCGATGTAGTTTTGATTGAGCATCCGGGCCTCTTCCTGGGCGTACACTATCACCCGGCGGGCCTTCTCGGTGAATCGTTCAAACATTTACACACCCCTTATACAGATCGGCAGCAAGTTCGTGCCGTAGACTTTCAAATACGCGCCTGGGTACAGTATACCCGCGAATCGCCTTCCGGTGCGATGCTTACTCGCTTGGACGGGCCTCAGGACGCATGTGCGGAAAGAGCAGGACGTCGCGGATCGAGGCTGAATCCGTCAAGAGCATCACCAGGCGATCGACTCCGATGCCTAAACCTCCAGCAGGTGGCATGCCATACTCCATCGCGCGAAGGTAATCTTCGTCGACAGGCATCGCCTCCACATCACCCGCGGCCTTGGCGGCTGCCTGCTCGGCGAATCTAGCCCGCTGATCGATCGGGTCGACCAGCTCAGAAAATGCGTTGGCGATCTCGCGGCCCATCACAATCAGCTCAAAGCGATCGGTAAGCTGTGGTTCGCCGTCGCGCCTACGCGCAAGCGGAGAGGTCTCGGCAGGATACCCTGTTACGAAAACGGGACCCGCTAAATTAGGCTCGACCAGCTTCTCGAACAGCTCGGTGATGAGCTTGCCCTTTCCCCACTCAGGCTGCGTCGGTACCGAGTGCACGGCACATATTTGCCTCACTTTTTCAGCAGGCAACGCGAAGGATACTTCCTCGCCCGCTACCTCGCTGACCAAATCAAGCAGCTCACGCCTGCTCCACGGCGACGTCAAGTCAATCTTTGAGCCCTGGTAATCAAGTACAAGATCGCCGAGCACCTCTTTGGTGACGTGAACGATCATCGACTCGGTGAGCTCCATCATGCCGTCGATGTTGGTGAACGCCTGGTAAGCTTCGAGCATCGTGAACTCGGGGTTGTGCCGAGGGGACATACCTTCGTTGCGAAAGCTGCGGTTGATCTCGAAGACCCGCTCGAATCCGCCGACCAGCAATCGCTTGAGATACAACTCCGGCGCGATTCGAAGGTACAGGTTCATGTCGAGCGCATTGTGGTTGGTCACAAAGGGGCGGGCAGCAGCCCCGCCGGCAATCGGGTGCAGCATCGGGGTCTCCACCTCAAGAAACCCTCTGCCCTCCATAAAGCGCCTGATCGAAGAGAGTATGCGGAACCTGATCTCGAAAACTTCCCGTACCTCGGGATTGGCTATCAGGTCGACATATCGCTGCCGATAGCGCGTCTCAATGTCTGTAAGCCCATGGTACTTCTCGGGCATGGGGCGCAACGACTTTGAGAGCAGCGTAACTGCCGATGGATGAACAGACAGCTCGCCTCGGCGCGTGCGCATGACGTTCCCCTCGGCGCCGACCCAATCTCCGGGATCTAGCGCAGAGATAAAATCGAACGCCTCCTGCCCGACGGTATCGACTCGGCAGAAAAGCTG
Above is a window of Actinomycetota bacterium DNA encoding:
- a CDS encoding ATP-dependent Clp protease ATP-binding subunit; the protein is MFERFTEKARRVIVYAQEEARMLNQNYIGTEHLLLGLIREQDGIAAKALESLNISLEDVHQQVEDLIGRGTFVPTGHIPFTPRAKKVLELSLREALQLGHNYIGTEHVLLGLIREGEGVAAQVLLNLGADLERVRSAVIQLLSGHYGKHSESGEERRSGASGALLDEFGRNLTRAAEEGKLDPVIGRHAEIERVMQILSRRTKNNPVLIGEPGVGKTAVAEGLAQAIAADEVPETIKAKQLYMLDLAALVAGSKYRGEFEDRLKKVMKEIRERGNIILFVDEMHTLVGAGAAEGAIDAASIIKPALARGELQTIGATTLDEYRKYVERDSALERRFQPIMVGEPSVAETVEILKGLRDRYEAHHRVSITDAAIEAAAVLADRYISDRFLPDKAIDLVDEAGSKMRIKMMTAPPGIKEVEDRLRRVRAEKEAAIEAQEFEKAANLRDKEKQVLGEKRAMEEEWLKPDNRRIIEVTENEIADIVSMWTGVPVTALTEEETEKLLRMESSLHERIVGQDEAVSAVSKSIRRARAGLKDPRRPAGSFIFLGPSGVGKTELSKALAAFIFGSEEALLQLDMSEYMEKHTVSRLIGSPPGYVGFDEGGQLTELVRRRPYSVILFDEIEKAHPDVFNVLLQILEEGRLTDAQGHKVDFKNTVVIMTSNVGARDIVKGQSLGFTGSEKTGIDYADIKTRVTDELKKLFRPEFLNRVDEVIVFHDLTAEEIRAIVDLMVAHLRDRLAHHGIGLTLTAESRELLAESGYDQTQGARPLRRAIQRLLEDPLSEQILAGQWSAGDVIEVAVKGKEIVFRKVADGSPATVVIPADGGASKATPPKKKPRSRRGDSALGGAEGV
- the lysS gene encoding lysine--tRNA ligase, whose product is MRDSDGIEDSGHVKPPEDDPVQVRRLKLQSLMDAGISPYPDSFDVTATALQLAEEHSELAAGSEVAETVRVAGRIVAKRDQGKIAFLVIRDGSGEIQLFCRVDTVGQEAFDFISALDPGDWVGAEGNVMRTRRGELSVHPSAVTLLSKSLRPMPEKYHGLTDIETRYRQRYVDLIANPEVREVFEIRFRILSSIRRFMEGRGFLEVETPMLHPIAGGAAARPFVTNHNALDMNLYLRIAPELYLKRLLVGGFERVFEINRSFRNEGMSPRHNPEFTMLEAYQAFTNIDGMMELTESMIVHVTKEVLGDLVLDYQGSKIDLTSPWSRRELLDLVSEVAGEEVSFALPAEKVRQICAVHSVPTQPEWGKGKLITELFEKLVEPNLAGPVFVTGYPAETSPLARRRDGEPQLTDRFELIVMGREIANAFSELVDPIDQRARFAEQAAAKAAGDVEAMPVDEDYLRAMEYGMPPAGGLGIGVDRLVMLLTDSASIRDVLLFPHMRPEARPSE